In one window of Drosophila ananassae strain 14024-0371.13 chromosome XR, ASM1763931v2, whole genome shotgun sequence DNA:
- the LOC6501954 gene encoding T-complex protein 1 subunit beta, protein MEMSLNPVRVLKNEAQEEKAEMARLSSFIGAIAIGDLVKSTLGPKGMDKILVATGRNAGQVEVTNDGATILRAVGVDNPAAKILVDMSRVQDEEVGDGTTSVTVLASELLREAEKLVEQKLHPQTIVAGWRQATQVALEALTAAAQDNSASDEKFKNDLLNIARTTLSSKILHQHKDFFANLAVDAVLRLKGSGELKSIQIIKKSGGTLGDSFLDEGFLLDKKPGVHQPQRIEKAKILIANTPMDTDKIKVFGSSIKVDSLAKIADLEMAEKEKMKEKVDKILKHQCNVFINRQLIYNYPEQLFADAQVMSIEHADFDGIERLAYCTGGEIVSTFENPSLVKLGECDLIEQVMIGEDTLLRFSGVKLGEACTIVIRGATQQILDEADRSLHDALCVLAATVKESRIIYGGGCSEALMATAVLKKAAETPGKEAIAIEAFARALLALPTAIADNAGYDSAQLISELRAGHAQGKQQLGLDMEQGKVADVRELGITESFAVKRQVLMSASEAAEMILRVDNIIKCAPRRRVPDRGYC, encoded by the exons ATg GAGATGTCCTTGAATCCCGTGCGTGTGCTCAAGAACGAGGCACAGGAGGAGAAGGCCGAGATGGCCCGCTTGTCCTCGTTCATTGGTGCCATCGCGATCGGCGATCTGGTCAAGAGCACCCTCGGGCCAAAAGGAATGGACAAGATTCTGGTGGCCACTGGACGCAATGCCGGCCAAGTGGAAGTGACCAACGATGGAGCCACCATCCTTCGTGCTGTGGGCGTTGACAATCCGGCCGCCAAGATCCTGGTCGACATGTCGCGTGTGCAGGACGAGGAGGTGGGCGACGGCACCACCTCGGTCACAGTGCTGGCCAGCGAGCTGCTGCGTGAGGCAGAGAAGTTGGTGGAACAGAAGCTGCATCCGCAGACCATCGTCGCCGGCTGGCGTCAGGCCACCCAAGTTGCCTTGGAGGCCCTCACTGCTGCCGCCCAGGACAACTCGGCCAGCGACGAGAAGTTCAAGAACGACTTGTTGAACATTGCCCGCACCACCCTCTCCTCAAAGATTCTCCACCAGCACAAGGATTTCTTTGCCAACCTGGCAGTCGATGCTGTCCTGCGCCTCAAGGGCTCCGGCGAACTGAAGTCCATCCAGATTATCAAGAAGTCGGGCGGCACCCTGGGCGATTCGTTCCTTGATGAGGGCTTCCTGTTGGACAAGAAGCCGGGCGTGCACCAGCCGCAGCGC ATTGAGAAGGCCAAGATTCTCATTGCCAACACGCCGATGGACACTGACAAGATTAAGGTCTTCGGCAGCAGCATCAAGGTGGACTCTCTGGCTAAAATTGCCGACCTGGAGATGGCCGAGAAGGAAAAGATGAAGGAGAAGGTCGACAAGATTCTCAAGCACCAGTGCAACGTTTTCATCAACCGGCAACTCATCTACAACTACCCGGAGCAGCTGTTCGCCGACGCCCAGGTGATGTCCATCGAGCACGCCGACTTTGACGGCATTGAGCGCCTGGCCTACTGCACGGGCGGCGAGATTGTGTCCACGTTCGAAAATCCCTCGCTGGTCAAGCTTGGCGAGTGCGACTTGATCGAGCAGGTTATGATTGGCGAGGACACCCTTCTCCGTTTCAGCGGCGTCAAGCTGGGCGAGGCCTGCACGATTGTGATTCGCGGCGCCACCCAACAGATCCTGGACGAGGCTGACCGCTCGCTTCACGATGCCCTGTGCGTCCTGGCTGCCACGGTGAAGGAGTCGCGCATCATCTATGGCGGCGGCTGCTCCGAGGCTCTGATGGCCACAGCCGTCCTAAAGAAGGCTGCCGAGACACCCGGCAAGGAGGCCATCGCTATTGAAGCCTTTGCCC GTGCCCTTCTGGCCCTGCCCACAGCGATCGCCGACAACGCTGGTTACGATTCAGCCCAACTGATCTCGGAACTCCGCGCCGGACATGCCCAGGGCAAGCAGCAGCTGGGTCTGGACATGGAGCAGGGCAAGGTGGCAGATGTCCGCGAACTGGGCATCACCGAGTCCTTTGCCGTGAAGCGCCAGGTCCTGATGTCCGCTTCCGAAGCTGCCGAGATGATCCTGCGCGTTGACAACATTATTAAGTGCGCTCCGCGCCGGCGCGTTCCCGACAGGGGCTACTGCTAA
- the LOC6501953 gene encoding pre-rRNA-processing protein esf2, translating to MDQVEIPSTGAEEESDNDDEMDLANFKVSSSGPVAVKKRKKGIIYISNIPKHMNVTRLKEILSEFGKVGRVYLQPEKVSSEKAKKKRKKYNIHFTEGWVEFESKRVAKQIVPLLNNKQISTRKKSQFYDSLWSMKYLPRFKWVHLTERMNYEQAVHKQRLQTEVSQARKETTFFQNNLDKSEFLKKQAKKAKKLDKKATSS from the exons ATGGACCAGGTAGAGATTCCGTCGACAGGCGCTGAGGAAGAAAGCGACAACGACGACGAAATGGATCTGGCCAACTTCAAAGTGAGCTCCAGTGGCCCCGTTGCCGTCAAGAAACGCAAGAAGGGAATCATCTACATATCAAACATACCCAAGCACATGAATGTAACCCGCCTAAAGGAAATTTTGAGCGAATTTGGAAAAGTAGGACGAGTCTACCTGCAGCCTGAAAAGGTTTCTA GCGAGAAGGCtaagaagaaaagaaagaagtACAACATCCACTTCACCGAGGGCTGGGTGGAGTTCGAGTCAAAGCGTGTGGCCAAGCAAATTGTCCCTTTACTGAATAACAAACAGATATCGACAAGGAAGAAATCACAATTCTACGACTCACTGTGGAGCATGAAGTACCTACCGCGCTTCAAGTGGGTACACCTCACGGAACGTATGAACTATGAGCAGGCGGTCCACAAACAACGGCTCCAAACTGAAGTGTCACAGGCTCGCAAGGAAACCACCTTCTTCCAGAACAACCTTGACAAGAGCGAGTTTCTCAAAAAGCAGGCCAAAAAGGCTAAAAAGTTGGACAAAAAAGCCACAAGTTCGTGA